The proteins below are encoded in one region of Halichoerus grypus chromosome X, mHalGry1.hap1.1, whole genome shotgun sequence:
- the LOC118532378 gene encoding melanoma-associated antigen B10-like: MPRGQKSKLRAREKRRQARSEAQGVQDAQATAAAEEQPPSSPLPPFGGNGQSSSAAGSGRKSQGSHRALSTTTTSAGVSHTRSDEGAKSQDEERPSTSQAQPSTDRYRRTPLDDKAILLVQFLLRKYNMREPITKEDMMKYVIKKHKEHFHEILRKASELMVLAFGIDLKEVDPTRHCYALVSKFQRTCDDRLRGEEIMPKTGLLMTILCVIFMKGNRATEEDIWEVLNVMGIYAERKHFIYGDPKKLITQDLVQERYLQYRQVANSDPPRYEFLWGPRAHAETSKMKVLEFLAKMHDTVPSAFPSWYEEALRDEEERGRARFAALLHTGALANVRPRANFGSSSHL, encoded by the coding sequence ATGCCTCGGGGGCAGAAGAGTAAGCTTCGTGCCCGTGAGAAACGCCGTCAGGCCCGGAGTGAGGCTCAGGGTGTCCAGGATGCTCAGGCCACTGCAGCAGCTGAAGAACAGCCCCCatcttccccccttcctccttttgGTGGTAATGGCCAGAGCTCTTCAGCTGCTGGGTCAGGTAGAAAATCCCAGGGGTCCCATAGAGCCCTATCCACTACCACTACTTCTGCAGGGGTTTCACACACAAGATCTGATGAAGGTGCCAAGAGCCAAGATGAGGAAAGACCAAGTACCTCTCAGGCACAGCCCAGCACTGATCGTTACCGCAGAACCCCTCTAGATGACAAGGCAATTCTATTGGTGCAATTCCTGCTGCGCAAGTATAACATGAGGGAGCCCATAACAAAGGAAGACATGATGAAGTATGTCATCAAAAAGCACAAGGAGCACTTCCATGAGATCCTCAGGAAAGCCTCTGAGCTAATGGTGCTGGCCTTTGGCATTGATCTGAAGGAAGTCGACCCTACCAGGCACTGCTATGCCCTTGTCAGCAAATTTCAGCGCACCTGTGATGACAGGCTGAGAGGTGAAGAGATCATGCCCAAGACAGGCCTCTTGATGACTATCCTCTGTGTGATCTTCATGAAGGGCAACCGTGCCACTGAAGAGGATATCTGGGAAGTACTTAATGTGATGGGGATATATGCTGAAAGGAAGCACTTCATCTATGGGGATCCCAAGAAGCTTATCACCCAAGATTTGGTGCAGGAAAGGTACCTGCAGTACCGCCAGGTGGCCAACAGTGATCCTCCACGCTACGAGTTCCTGTGGGGTCCAAGAGCCCACGCTGAGACCAGCAAGATGAAAGTCCTTGAGTTCTTGGCCAAGATGCACGATACGGTCCCCAGTGCCTTCCCATCCTGGTATGAAGAGGCTTTGCGAGACGAGGAAGAGCGAGGCCGAGCCAGATTTGCAGCTCTGCTTCATACTGGTGCCCTGGCCAACGTGCGTCCCAGGGCCAATTTTGGCAGCTCCTCCCACCTGTAG